A genomic region of Candidatus Pseudomonas phytovorans contains the following coding sequences:
- a CDS encoding peptidase C39 family protein, which produces MQQHSFKTAPRRLLAACLVAASLAGCAGTPPANLKGLPQRVEISSVPFYRGNANHSGAMALAAVLSQQGAPITPGLLDKPLNLPEGAEALDTGIPRVARDYGMVVYPLDKQLDALLAQVAAGNPVLLRYEDGSAWWGEPRYAVLIGYDRYKQRVLLRAGMHRRQVMAFDDFASAWAKQGSWAVLVQPPRQLPAQVDRQRWLKAADELARAGQEIAAKQAVNSLNK; this is translated from the coding sequence ATGCAGCAACATTCCTTCAAAACCGCCCCCCGTCGGCTGCTGGCTGCCTGCCTGGTTGCAGCAAGCCTTGCCGGTTGTGCCGGCACGCCGCCTGCCAACCTCAAGGGCCTGCCGCAGCGGGTCGAAATCAGTAGCGTGCCGTTCTACCGTGGCAACGCCAACCACAGCGGGGCCATGGCGCTGGCAGCGGTGCTTTCGCAACAGGGCGCGCCCATCACTCCGGGGCTGCTGGACAAACCGTTGAACCTGCCCGAGGGCGCCGAAGCGCTGGACACCGGCATTCCTCGCGTTGCGCGGGACTATGGCATGGTGGTGTACCCGCTGGACAAACAACTGGACGCGCTGCTGGCCCAGGTGGCGGCGGGCAACCCGGTGCTGCTGCGTTACGAGGACGGTTCGGCCTGGTGGGGTGAGCCGCGTTATGCGGTGCTGATCGGCTACGACCGCTACAAGCAGCGTGTGCTGCTGCGCGCGGGCATGCATCGACGGCAGGTCATGGCATTTGATGACTTTGCGTCGGCGTGGGCGAAGCAGGGGAGTTGGGCGGTACTGGTGCAGCCACCGCGGCAACTGCCGGCCCAGGTGGATCGCCAGCGCTGGTTGAAGGCAGCGGATGAGTTGGCGCGGGCGGGGCAGGAGATAGCAGCGAAGCAGGCTGTAAATAGCCTGAATAAATAA
- a CDS encoding FAD-binding oxidoreductase, which yields MANTPYPQSYYAASANPVPPRPALQGEVETDVCIIGAGYTGLSSALFLLENGFKVSIVEAAKVGFGASGRNGGQIVNSYSRDIDVIERTVGPQQAQLLGHMAFEGGRIIRERVAKYNIQCDLKDGGVFAAITSKQMGHLESQKRLWERYGHNQLELMDQKRIREVVACDSYIGGMLDMSGGHIHPLNLALGEAAAVESLGGIIYEQTPAVRIERGANPVVHTPRGKIRAKFIIVAGNAYLGNLVPELASKSMPCGTQVITTEPLGEELARTLLPQDYCVEDCNYLLDYYRLTSDKRLIFGGGVVYGARDPANIEAIIRPKMIKAFPQLKNVKIDYAWTGNFLLTLSRLPQVGRIGDNIYYSQGCSGHGVTYTHLAGKVLAEALRGQAERFDAFAGLPHYPFPGGQMLRVPFSALGAWYYSLRDRLGF from the coding sequence ATGGCTAACACCCCCTACCCCCAGTCCTACTACGCCGCCTCGGCCAACCCGGTGCCGCCACGTCCGGCGCTGCAGGGTGAGGTGGAAACCGATGTGTGCATCATCGGCGCCGGCTACACCGGCCTGTCCAGCGCCCTGTTCCTGCTGGAAAACGGCTTCAAGGTGAGCATCGTCGAAGCGGCCAAGGTCGGTTTCGGCGCGTCGGGCCGCAACGGCGGCCAGATCGTCAACAGCTACAGCCGCGACATCGACGTGATCGAACGCACCGTCGGCCCCCAGCAGGCGCAACTGCTGGGCCACATGGCCTTCGAAGGCGGCCGCATCATTCGTGAGCGCGTGGCCAAATACAACATCCAGTGCGACCTGAAAGACGGTGGCGTATTCGCTGCCATCACCAGCAAGCAGATGGGCCACCTGGAGTCGCAAAAGCGCCTGTGGGAACGCTATGGCCATAATCAGCTGGAGCTGATGGACCAGAAGCGCATACGCGAAGTGGTCGCGTGCGACAGCTACATTGGCGGCATGCTCGACATGAGTGGCGGCCACATTCACCCGCTGAACCTGGCCCTGGGCGAAGCGGCTGCGGTCGAGTCGCTGGGTGGCATCATTTATGAACAAACCCCGGCGGTACGCATCGAGCGCGGTGCCAACCCGGTCGTGCATACCCCACGAGGGAAGATCCGCGCCAAGTTCATCATCGTTGCCGGCAACGCCTACCTGGGCAACCTGGTGCCGGAACTGGCCTCCAAGTCCATGCCTTGCGGCACCCAGGTGATCACCACCGAGCCTTTGGGCGAAGAACTGGCACGCACCCTGCTGCCGCAGGATTACTGCGTCGAGGACTGCAACTACCTGCTCGACTACTACCGCCTGACCAGCGACAAGCGCCTGATCTTCGGCGGCGGCGTGGTGTACGGCGCGCGTGACCCGGCCAACATCGAGGCGATCATCCGTCCGAAGATGATCAAAGCCTTCCCGCAACTGAAGAATGTGAAGATCGACTACGCCTGGACCGGCAACTTCCTGCTGACCCTGTCGCGTCTGCCGCAGGTTGGCCGTATCGGCGACAACATCTACTATTCCCAGGGGTGCTCGGGCCACGGCGTGACCTACACCCACCTGGCGGGCAAAGTGCTGGCCGAGGCCCTGCGCGGCCAGGCTGAGCGTTTCGACGCCTTCGCCGGCCTGCCGCACTACCCGTTCCCGGGTGGCCAGATGCTGCGCGTACCGTTCAGCGCCCTCGGCGCCTGGTACTACAGCCTGCGCGATCGCCTGGGCTTCTGA
- a CDS encoding SPOR domain-containing protein codes for MRKLAVVMAVLALAGCENEVEGVHKQVAEHLHNPKTAKFGNVRIDTQGTICGQVRGKDDAGQYEAYRSYVAIKRDGQYDIIVDDSGNNLRIREVCGGADLQRRADALAGQPAPEGWDVEVIQGANMGALSDMTARLIEKGIPSSVEYRNGKPVVLMGPFPTREEAQARKDDVMAKLGTDSVVIQHGATR; via the coding sequence GTGCGCAAACTGGCTGTGGTAATGGCAGTGCTCGCCCTGGCGGGCTGTGAGAACGAGGTCGAAGGCGTGCACAAACAGGTGGCCGAACACCTGCACAACCCCAAGACCGCCAAGTTCGGCAACGTGCGGATCGACACCCAGGGCACCATCTGCGGCCAGGTCCGCGGCAAGGACGATGCCGGGCAGTACGAAGCCTACCGCAGCTACGTGGCGATCAAGCGCGACGGCCAGTACGACATCATCGTCGACGACAGCGGCAACAACCTGCGCATCCGCGAGGTGTGCGGCGGCGCCGACCTGCAGCGCCGTGCCGATGCACTGGCTGGCCAGCCGGCACCCGAGGGCTGGGATGTGGAAGTGATCCAGGGTGCCAACATGGGCGCGCTGAGCGACATGACCGCACGGCTGATCGAAAAGGGCATCCCGTCTTCGGTGGAATACCGCAACGGCAAGCCGGTGGTGCTGATGGGCCCGTTCCCTACCCGTGAAGAAGCGCAGGCGCGCAAGGACGACGTGATGGCCAAGCTGGGCACCGACTCGGTGGTCATCCAGCACGGGGCAACCCGCTAA
- a CDS encoding GTP pyrophosphokinase, which translates to MSTLERAIAVAARAHEGQFDKGGVAYILHPLRVMMRVSTPEQRIVAVLHDVIEDTPMTLSDLAREGFALKILAALLALSRREGEPYQDFVVRLGDDPLARTVKLADLADNSDLSRIACPGPADLARLVRYREASAYLQALA; encoded by the coding sequence ATGTCTACACTGGAGCGGGCCATTGCCGTGGCCGCCAGGGCGCATGAAGGGCAATTCGACAAGGGTGGGGTGGCGTACATTCTCCACCCGCTCCGCGTGATGATGCGGGTGTCCACACCCGAGCAACGGATTGTCGCTGTGCTTCACGATGTGATCGAGGACACCCCGATGACGCTGTCCGACCTGGCGCGTGAGGGGTTTGCGCTAAAAATTCTTGCCGCCTTGCTGGCGCTCAGCCGCCGTGAGGGCGAGCCTTACCAGGACTTTGTGGTGCGCCTGGGCGATGACCCGTTGGCACGCACCGTGAAGTTGGCCGACCTGGCCGACAACAGTGACCTTTCACGCATTGCTTGCCCAGGCCCCGCTGACCTGGCGCGGCTGGTCCGTTATCGGGAAGCCAGCGCCTACTTGCAAGCGCTGGCCTGA
- a CDS encoding DUF1654 domain-containing protein — protein sequence MPSTASATPSSYEQLGVRIQKIINGPTAQRSRAALIFRLEQESPEDWESLLEEIAENDNVTVAHRDDGGVQIFWTVPKED from the coding sequence GTGCCCAGCACCGCCTCCGCCACTCCGAGCAGCTATGAACAGTTGGGTGTACGCATCCAGAAGATCATCAACGGGCCCACCGCTCAGCGCAGCCGTGCGGCGCTGATTTTCCGGCTGGAACAGGAAAGCCCCGAAGACTGGGAAAGCTTGCTGGAGGAAATCGCCGAAAACGACAACGTCACCGTCGCCCACCGCGACGATGGCGGTGTGCAGATTTTCTGGACTGTGCCCAAGGAAGACTGA